In a single window of the Flavivirga spongiicola genome:
- a CDS encoding TlpA disulfide reductase family protein: MKLTNIIKLFIITLIISSCGEKQKPLEEGMYRINGTVNGLENGDIYLTNFPNPTDTIKVVKGKFTLEKELKEVVGKVNLTKDASIKYMDSKLMISFFIEPSIMTLDLNYEDFSKSKLMGSKTQDEQYQLDEIRSKIAANYKAEQDAFETVRKKYDDATKAGASEEELEAIKYEDNEARGKLAPMWEEQGKVTLQFIKDNPKSFVSVQSLMFQLGHIQYDEAKAILDQFNPAHLKIGIGARLAKDIEDMRKGIPGALAGNFNTVDINGSPLKLEDFKDKYLLIDFWASWCVPCRKGNPHLISLFEKYNQKGLEILGVSDDDRDHDKWRKAVEKDQIGIWHHVLRGLEYDPETRRQINKHKDISNGYNISSLPTKILVNPDGVIIGRYGGGGGTDDDMDRDLAKLFIE; encoded by the coding sequence ATGAAACTAACGAATATCATCAAATTATTTATAATCACACTAATTATTTCTAGCTGTGGTGAAAAACAAAAACCTTTAGAAGAAGGCATGTACCGTATTAATGGAACGGTTAATGGGTTGGAGAATGGAGACATTTATTTGACCAATTTTCCAAACCCAACAGATACCATAAAAGTTGTCAAAGGAAAATTTACTCTTGAAAAGGAATTGAAGGAAGTTGTAGGGAAAGTTAATTTAACCAAAGATGCGAGCATAAAGTACATGGATTCTAAATTAATGATCTCCTTTTTTATAGAGCCATCTATAATGACACTTGATTTAAATTATGAAGATTTTTCAAAATCTAAACTAATGGGTTCTAAAACACAAGATGAACAATACCAATTAGATGAGATTAGAAGTAAAATTGCGGCTAATTATAAAGCAGAGCAAGATGCTTTTGAAACGGTTAGAAAAAAATATGATGATGCCACAAAAGCAGGAGCCAGTGAAGAAGAATTAGAAGCTATTAAATACGAAGACAATGAAGCCAGAGGCAAACTTGCGCCTATGTGGGAAGAGCAAGGTAAAGTAACATTGCAGTTTATTAAAGACAATCCTAAATCGTTTGTGAGTGTACAATCTTTAATGTTTCAATTAGGCCATATACAGTATGATGAGGCAAAGGCTATTTTAGACCAATTTAATCCAGCGCATTTAAAAATTGGCATAGGTGCTAGATTAGCTAAAGATATTGAAGATATGCGCAAAGGAATTCCTGGCGCCTTGGCAGGAAATTTCAATACTGTAGATATTAACGGCAGCCCATTAAAATTAGAAGATTTTAAGGATAAATACTTACTAATAGATTTTTGGGCGTCTTGGTGTGTGCCTTGTAGAAAAGGAAATCCGCATTTAATTAGTTTATTTGAAAAATACAATCAAAAAGGATTAGAAATTTTAGGCGTTTCAGATGATGATAGAGATCATGATAAATGGCGTAAGGCTGTAGAAAAAGACCAAATAGGAATCTGGCATCATGTGTTAAGAGGTTTAGAATATGACCCTGAAACACGCCGGCAAATTAACAAGCATAAAGACATAAGCAATGGCTATAATATTAGCTCCTTGCCAACCAAAATATTAGTGAATCCAGATGGTGTTATTATTGGCCGTTATGGAGGTGGTGGTGGAACAGACGATGATATGGATCGTGATTTGGCTAAATTATTTATTGAATAA